One Tunturibacter gelidoferens genomic region harbors:
- a CDS encoding homocysteine S-methyltransferase family protein translates to MTTASQHPLEKIFESRIAIIDGAMGTTIRTYGMKEADIRGERFKGSTKDLLNNGDLFSLTQPKMISDIHRRFLEAGADIIETNTFGATSITQSEFFVDDPREHGGRKDPEFYQKIIDDPMLNNLAWEINEQSARQCREWADRVANETGRQRFVAGAIGPLTVSLQLTRC, encoded by the coding sequence ATGACTACAGCGAGCCAACATCCTCTTGAAAAGATCTTCGAGAGCCGAATCGCCATCATCGACGGTGCAATGGGCACGACGATTCGCACCTACGGCATGAAGGAAGCTGACATCCGCGGGGAGCGATTCAAGGGCTCGACAAAGGACCTGCTCAACAACGGCGACCTCTTCTCCCTGACGCAGCCGAAGATGATCTCCGACATCCATCGTCGATTTTTGGAAGCCGGTGCTGACATCATCGAGACCAACACCTTCGGCGCGACCAGCATCACCCAGAGCGAATTCTTCGTAGACGATCCGCGGGAGCACGGCGGCCGAAAGGATCCGGAGTTCTACCAGAAGATCATCGACGATCCGATGCTTAACAATCTCGCCTGGGAGATCAACGAGCAGTCCGCACGCCAGTGCCGCGAATGGGCAGACCGCGTAGCGAACGAAACCGGCCGCCAGCGCTTCGTAGCAGGCGCAATCGGTCCGCTGACCGTCTCTCTCCAACTCACCCGATGCTGA
- the nuoI gene encoding NADH-quinone oxidoreductase subunit NuoI translates to MSIVRDAAAIAKGMSITLKQVFQPTEVENYPDGKGPMRGAKFEERFRGKHQLQRDENGLEKCVACFLCAAACPSNCIYIEAAENTEETRISSAERYAKVYNIDYNRCIFCGYCVEACPTDAITHGHGFELASLNATTLVMRKEDLLIPTPMLPDAVRSQKDQAEILA, encoded by the coding sequence ATGTCTATCGTCCGCGACGCCGCAGCCATTGCCAAAGGTATGAGCATCACGCTGAAGCAGGTCTTCCAGCCGACTGAAGTCGAGAACTATCCCGACGGCAAAGGTCCCATGCGCGGAGCCAAATTTGAGGAGCGCTTCCGCGGCAAGCACCAGCTGCAGCGCGACGAGAATGGTCTCGAGAAGTGTGTCGCCTGCTTCCTCTGCGCCGCCGCCTGCCCGTCGAACTGCATCTATATCGAGGCCGCCGAGAACACCGAAGAGACGCGCATCTCCTCCGCGGAGCGTTACGCCAAGGTCTACAACATCGACTACAACCGCTGCATCTTCTGCGGCTACTGTGTCGAAGCATGCCCCACCGACGCCATCACCCACGGTCACGGCTTCGAACTCGCCAGCCTCAACGCCACAACCCTCGTCATGCGCAAGGAAGATCTTCTCATTCCTACCCCGATGCTTCCGGACGCCGTGCGATCTCAGAAAGATCAAGCAGAGATCCTCGCCTAA
- a CDS encoding energy transducer TonB — MFEESLVESRAGEVSASKRWTTAASISLQFAVVGLVIALPLMHPEVLPFSVEAPKMLLPLLPKPPAPPLRVQRVTEAATSFATAAPPQPAILPARLPGRGVRAVEEPSLLDPGSMGMPYGLPIGLSVREYGPHPGVSVGPGVGSEGALHKTINVSTGVSQGLLIAPIRPVYPAIARAAHVEGTVVVEAVISRGGTIESLHVLSGPVMLQSAAMDAIRAARYRPYRLNGEAVDVQTTITVNFRMGV, encoded by the coding sequence ATGTTTGAGGAAAGTCTTGTGGAGTCGCGTGCAGGAGAAGTCTCGGCGAGCAAGCGGTGGACGACGGCAGCGTCGATCAGCTTGCAGTTTGCCGTTGTCGGCTTAGTGATCGCTTTGCCCTTGATGCATCCGGAGGTGCTGCCGTTTTCTGTGGAAGCTCCGAAGATGCTGCTGCCGTTGCTGCCGAAGCCGCCTGCGCCTCCGTTGCGGGTGCAGCGGGTTACGGAGGCCGCTACGAGTTTTGCAACGGCGGCTCCGCCTCAGCCGGCGATCCTTCCGGCGCGGCTCCCGGGCAGAGGGGTTAGGGCGGTGGAAGAGCCTTCGCTCCTCGATCCCGGCAGCATGGGGATGCCCTATGGGTTGCCGATTGGGCTTAGCGTGAGAGAGTATGGGCCGCATCCGGGTGTGTCTGTGGGGCCGGGAGTGGGTTCGGAGGGAGCTCTGCATAAGACGATTAATGTCTCGACAGGGGTCTCGCAGGGATTGTTGATTGCGCCGATTCGTCCGGTGTATCCGGCGATTGCCAGGGCTGCTCATGTGGAGGGAACGGTGGTCGTGGAGGCGGTGATCTCGCGAGGCGGAACCATCGAGAGCCTGCACGTACTCAGCGGACCGGTGATGCTGCAAAGCGCAGCGATGGATGCCATACGAGCGGCGCGATACCGGCCTTACCGGTTGAACGGGGAGGCTGTGGATGTTCAGACGACGATTACGGTCAATTTTCGGATGGGGGTCTGA
- a CDS encoding metallophosphoesterase family protein: MRKKTPRQTLHYATKSFDANARPLQSGAAANDQPIFSQPKPSPDPIGFKDPVTDQKYRGIASVEPVPQPAGGAVEPVVTLEQVYGQAGAGVIKAIQQAKQIVFHSVGDTGSVTGPATQSLVADKMVSDFSEANAADVPSFFFHLGDVVYYFGEATYYYDQFFEPYRDYPTPIFAIAGNHDGVVYPKDPSPTLDAFLRNFCSPTAAQSPDSGNLLRTTMIQPGVYFTLEAPFVRILGLYSNVLEDPGVISGENGNNTALDNRQIAFLTAALKRVKTEKFAGAVIIAVHHPPFTGGVEHGGSPLMLVDIDAACTAAGVWPHAVFSGHAHNYQRYTRTVNKLQIPFIVAGCGGHNPLSAMRGTFRTPFKIDNTLTLESYDATDFGYLRVIVNATTMTVEYHPQSDGGTTKTPNDQVTIALATQTIS; the protein is encoded by the coding sequence ATGCGAAAAAAAACACCTCGTCAGACTTTGCACTATGCCACCAAGAGCTTCGATGCAAACGCCAGGCCACTGCAATCGGGCGCCGCGGCCAACGACCAGCCAATCTTTTCGCAGCCTAAGCCTTCTCCCGACCCGATCGGTTTCAAAGATCCGGTCACCGACCAGAAATATCGAGGAATTGCCAGCGTTGAGCCCGTGCCCCAGCCGGCCGGAGGTGCGGTCGAGCCAGTCGTTACTCTGGAGCAGGTTTATGGGCAGGCAGGAGCTGGAGTCATCAAGGCGATTCAGCAGGCGAAGCAGATTGTCTTTCACTCGGTTGGGGACACCGGCAGTGTGACAGGACCGGCAACCCAGTCGCTGGTTGCCGACAAGATGGTGTCCGACTTCAGCGAAGCAAACGCGGCCGACGTTCCGTCGTTCTTCTTCCACCTGGGCGACGTCGTCTATTACTTCGGCGAAGCTACCTACTACTACGACCAGTTCTTCGAGCCTTACCGCGACTATCCCACACCCATCTTTGCGATCGCGGGGAATCATGATGGGGTGGTGTACCCGAAGGATCCGTCGCCTACGCTGGACGCCTTCCTGCGCAACTTCTGCTCGCCTACTGCAGCTCAATCGCCGGACTCCGGGAACCTGTTGCGCACCACGATGATCCAGCCCGGGGTGTACTTCACGCTGGAGGCTCCCTTCGTTCGAATCCTCGGCCTTTACAGCAATGTGCTGGAAGATCCCGGCGTTATCTCCGGCGAAAACGGGAACAACACTGCGCTCGACAACCGACAGATTGCATTTTTAACGGCGGCGCTTAAGCGAGTGAAGACTGAAAAATTTGCCGGCGCAGTGATCATCGCAGTGCATCATCCTCCGTTCACTGGAGGCGTGGAGCACGGAGGTAGTCCCCTGATGCTGGTGGATATTGACGCAGCCTGCACAGCGGCGGGAGTGTGGCCGCATGCGGTCTTCTCCGGCCATGCGCACAACTACCAGCGTTACACGCGCACAGTCAACAAACTCCAGATACCGTTTATCGTCGCAGGTTGCGGAGGGCACAATCCGCTTTCGGCGATGCGGGGCACCTTCCGAACACCTTTCAAGATCGACAACACTTTGACTCTCGAGAGCTACGATGCGACCGACTTCGGATACCTTCGTGTGATCGTGAATGCGACGACGATGACCGTGGAGTATCATCCGCAGAGCGACGGGGGCACCACCAAGACGCCCAATGATCAAGTGACGATTGCACTTGCAACACAAACCATAAGCTGA
- a CDS encoding Dps family protein yields the protein MMAVAIKKASSSDANVAPHWHAHAKEIQKYGSVVQDMPHPLSAKVRADMVAQLNQLLADSIVLRDMYKKHHWQVTGPTFYQLHLLFDKHFDEQVEMVDTIAERVQLLGGVTIAMGGDVAEITRIQRPPRGREEVPVQISRLLEAHKVIIQSCLDISDLADKAGDQGTNDLVVSDILRPNELQSWFIGQHLVEMPLILEK from the coding sequence ATGATGGCAGTTGCAATTAAGAAAGCAAGTTCGAGCGACGCGAACGTAGCGCCGCACTGGCACGCACACGCGAAGGAGATTCAGAAGTACGGCTCCGTGGTCCAGGATATGCCTCACCCGTTGAGCGCGAAGGTCCGGGCCGATATGGTCGCCCAGCTCAATCAGCTTCTCGCCGACTCGATCGTATTGCGCGACATGTACAAGAAGCATCACTGGCAGGTGACCGGTCCGACCTTCTACCAGCTTCATCTCCTCTTCGACAAGCACTTCGACGAGCAGGTCGAGATGGTCGACACCATCGCCGAGCGAGTTCAGCTTCTCGGCGGCGTCACCATCGCCATGGGCGGCGACGTTGCGGAGATCACCCGCATCCAGCGACCGCCGCGCGGCAGAGAAGAGGTTCCGGTGCAGATCTCCCGCCTCCTTGAAGCCCATAAGGTCATCATTCAAAGCTGCCTGGACATCTCAGATCTAGCCGATAAGGCGGGCGACCAGGGCACCAACGATCTGGTCGTCAGCGATATCCTCCGTCCCAACGAACTGCAGTCCTGGTTCATCGGCCAGCATCTGGTCGAGATGCCTTTGATCCTTGAAAAATAA
- a CDS encoding UbiD family decarboxylase, which translates to MAYNDLREWIKQLEKAGELKRITIEVSPDLEMAEIADRTAKLGRGTAKAGGPALLFENVEGYPGARVLMNQFGSERRMRLALETDSLDAIADRIRTLIKPQMPTNFMDKLKLLPTLAEVGSFFPKVVSAKDAPCKQVIHRGDDVNLLELPILKTWPQDGGPFITLPCVITRDPKSGKRNVGMYRMQVYDGKTTGMHWQRQKVAAEHMRERLREASPDSAARVDLMAITAGGTAAASSLDTLTTTTVTRIREDRMEVAVAIGTDPATTFSAIVPAPPDVEEYLIAGFLRQKPLELVKAETVDLEVPANAEYILEGYVELGELRTEGPFGDHTGFYTMQDEYPVFHITCITHRKDPIYAATIVGKPPMEDAWMGKAVERIFLPLMQLTLPEIVDVNLPAEGVFHNLMIVSIKKSYAGHARKIMNGIWAMGQAMFTKCIIVVDEDCDVQDLAEVTLRTTNNIDPERDIQFTLGPVDSLDHASRLPNFGSKMGIDATRKWAAEGFNRPWPPMLTMDAEVKTKVDAIWKKLGIE; encoded by the coding sequence TTGGCCTACAACGATCTACGCGAATGGATTAAGCAGCTTGAGAAGGCCGGAGAACTGAAGCGCATCACAATCGAGGTCTCTCCCGATCTCGAGATGGCAGAGATCGCCGACCGCACCGCCAAACTAGGTCGAGGCACAGCCAAGGCGGGCGGCCCCGCGCTCCTCTTCGAAAACGTAGAAGGCTATCCCGGCGCACGTGTTCTGATGAATCAGTTCGGCAGCGAACGCCGCATGAGGCTTGCGCTCGAGACCGACTCGCTCGACGCTATCGCCGACCGCATCCGCACCCTCATCAAGCCGCAGATGCCGACCAACTTCATGGACAAGCTCAAGCTCCTGCCGACGCTGGCCGAAGTCGGCAGCTTCTTCCCCAAGGTAGTCTCCGCCAAAGACGCTCCGTGTAAACAAGTCATCCATCGTGGCGATGACGTTAATCTCCTCGAACTGCCGATCCTAAAGACGTGGCCGCAGGATGGCGGCCCGTTCATCACCCTCCCTTGCGTCATTACGCGCGACCCCAAATCCGGCAAGCGCAACGTAGGTATGTACCGCATGCAGGTATACGACGGCAAGACCACGGGCATGCACTGGCAGCGCCAGAAAGTCGCCGCCGAACACATGCGCGAGCGCCTTCGGGAGGCCTCTCCCGACTCCGCCGCCCGCGTCGACCTGATGGCGATCACCGCCGGCGGAACCGCCGCCGCATCCTCCCTCGACACCCTCACCACCACGACCGTCACCAGGATTCGCGAAGACCGAATGGAGGTCGCCGTAGCCATCGGCACCGACCCCGCCACGACCTTCAGTGCCATCGTGCCCGCCCCACCCGACGTCGAGGAGTACCTCATCGCCGGCTTCCTCCGCCAGAAGCCGCTCGAACTCGTCAAGGCCGAGACCGTGGACCTTGAAGTGCCAGCCAACGCCGAGTACATCCTCGAAGGCTATGTCGAATTAGGCGAACTCCGCACCGAAGGCCCTTTCGGCGACCACACTGGCTTCTACACCATGCAGGACGAGTACCCCGTCTTCCACATCACCTGCATCACCCATCGCAAAGATCCCATCTACGCAGCCACGATCGTTGGCAAGCCGCCCATGGAGGACGCCTGGATGGGCAAGGCCGTCGAGCGCATCTTTCTCCCGCTCATGCAACTGACATTGCCGGAGATCGTCGACGTCAATCTTCCCGCCGAGGGTGTCTTCCACAACCTCATGATTGTCTCGATCAAAAAATCCTATGCCGGCCATGCAAGGAAGATCATGAACGGCATCTGGGCCATGGGCCAGGCGATGTTCACCAAGTGCATCATCGTCGTCGATGAAGACTGCGACGTGCAGGACCTCGCCGAGGTCACCCTCCGCACAACCAACAACATTGATCCCGAACGCGACATCCAGTTCACCCTTGGTCCCGTCGACTCGCTCGACCACGCCAGCCGCCTACCGAACTTCGGCAGCAAGATGGGCATCGATGCTACGCGCAAGTGGGCCGCCGAAGGCTTCAATCGCCCGTGGCCGCCGATGCTCACAATGGACGCGGAAGTAAAGACCAAAGTCGATGCTATCTGGAAGAAGCTCGGCATCGAGTGA
- a CDS encoding VTT domain-containing protein, translated as MPIALAFFVHYAYLIVFLWVLVEQVGIPIPSIPVLLTAGTLSATHTVSHLYVVIAVLFACLIADTIWFALGRRFGNSVLKLLCRLSFEASTCVSKTEGYFTRRGPVTLLFAKFVPGLSTVAAPIAGQTGMPYPKFLMWDLAGSFIWGETFILAGRFFGDVAKKSAPFLHWLGHFAFFIFALMVLGFLAHRIWKQRKFLQQVRELRLEPTELKAMLDAAEASGNTPPFIVDLRHPLDYLPDPRVLPGALRIGPNELKAHSEIIPRDRDVILYCTCPSEETSAKLALQLHKMGVYRVRPLRGGFDGWKEAGFPLVDYVTEAPSADVVQEILPADSKSAVPSM; from the coding sequence ATGCCGATCGCACTCGCATTCTTCGTCCATTACGCCTACCTGATCGTCTTCCTTTGGGTATTGGTGGAGCAGGTCGGAATTCCCATTCCAAGCATCCCTGTCTTGCTCACTGCGGGCACTCTCAGTGCGACTCACACCGTCAGCCACCTCTATGTCGTCATCGCGGTCCTGTTTGCCTGCCTCATCGCGGACACCATCTGGTTCGCGCTCGGTCGGCGCTTTGGCAACAGCGTTCTGAAACTGCTTTGCCGGCTGTCGTTTGAAGCCTCCACCTGCGTCAGTAAGACAGAGGGTTACTTCACCCGCCGCGGTCCGGTCACTCTGCTCTTCGCGAAGTTTGTCCCCGGGCTCAGCACCGTCGCCGCTCCCATCGCCGGCCAGACCGGCATGCCCTATCCCAAGTTCCTCATGTGGGATCTCGCTGGCTCTTTCATCTGGGGAGAGACCTTCATCCTCGCTGGCCGATTCTTCGGCGATGTCGCCAAGAAGAGCGCGCCCTTCCTTCACTGGCTCGGTCACTTTGCCTTCTTCATCTTCGCCCTGATGGTCCTCGGCTTCCTCGCTCACCGCATTTGGAAACAACGCAAGTTCCTCCAGCAGGTTCGCGAACTGCGTCTCGAGCCAACCGAGCTGAAGGCGATGCTCGACGCAGCCGAAGCCAGCGGGAATACACCTCCCTTCATCGTTGACCTGCGCCATCCCCTCGACTATCTTCCCGATCCGCGCGTGCTTCCCGGCGCACTTCGTATCGGCCCGAATGAACTCAAAGCGCACAGCGAGATTATTCCCCGCGACCGCGATGTCATCCTCTACTGCACCTGCCCCAGCGAAGAGACCAGCGCCAAGCTTGCCTTGCAGTTGCACAAGATGGGTGTCTATCGAGTTCGCCCTCTCCGCGGCGGCTTCGATGGCTGGAAAGAAGCAGGCTTCCCGTTGGTCGATTACGTCACCGAGGCGCCAAGCGCCGATGTCGTCCAGGAGATTCTTCCGGCTGACTCCAAATCCGCCGTCCCCTCCATGTAA
- a CDS encoding homocysteine S-methyltransferase family protein — translation MQQVRALIAGGSDLLLVETIFDSLNAKAALVAIREVFDQDGLTANNKELPVMISAAVGRGGETLISAQTTEAFWNAVQHVKPLSVGLNCSLGPDLMYPFLDELATKADVAISCYPNAGLPNPLSETGFDLGPQDMARYLGDFARAGLINIAGGCCGNTPEHIAAIAKALEGQPPRQWARQIERAA, via the coding sequence ATGCAGCAGGTTCGTGCCCTCATCGCCGGCGGCTCCGATCTGCTGCTGGTCGAAACGATCTTCGACTCCCTGAATGCCAAAGCGGCACTCGTCGCCATCCGCGAGGTCTTCGATCAAGATGGCCTTACCGCGAACAACAAGGAGCTGCCAGTAATGATCTCGGCGGCAGTCGGGCGTGGTGGCGAGACACTAATCTCCGCGCAGACCACAGAGGCATTCTGGAACGCAGTCCAGCACGTCAAGCCCTTGTCCGTAGGGCTGAACTGCTCACTCGGCCCTGATCTGATGTATCCCTTCCTCGACGAGCTGGCAACGAAGGCTGACGTGGCGATCTCCTGTTACCCAAATGCCGGTCTGCCAAATCCTCTCTCCGAGACCGGCTTCGATCTCGGGCCGCAGGATATGGCTCGTTATCTAGGCGACTTTGCACGAGCCGGCTTGATCAACATCGCCGGCGGCTGCTGCGGCAACACGCCCGAGCACATCGCAGCCATCGCGAAGGCGCTCGAAGGCCAGCCACCGCGGCAGTGGGCTCGTCAGATCGAGCGTGCCGCGTGA